In Aegilops tauschii subsp. strangulata cultivar AL8/78 chromosome 3, Aet v6.0, whole genome shotgun sequence, one genomic interval encodes:
- the LOC109735451 gene encoding uncharacterized protein — MVEGTRLTKVLMDGGSGLNILYVETLKGMGILMSKLSASSMSFHGVIPGKKGHSLGQIALDVVFGDSKNYRKEKLTFEVVDFQSAYHAILGRPAYARSMARPCYVYLKMKMPGPKGVITVTGNRQKAEECFQKGSRIADAQMAVVELQEYQKNADPSDLLRSKKPATDSAFQSSGEIKPVHIHPTDPEAAPTYISTTLDSK; from the coding sequence atGGTTGAAGGCACCCGACTGACTAAggtgctgatggatggtggcagtggcctgaatatcCTGTACGTGGAGACCTTGAAGGGGATGggcattctgatgtccaaacTCAGCGCGAGCAGCATGAGCTTTCATGGAGTTATCCCTGGCAAGAAGGGCCATTCACTCGGCCAAATTGCGTtggatgtggttttcggtgattccaagaattaccggaAAGAGAAGTTGACTTTTGAAgtcgtggatttccagagtgcctATCACGCTATCTTAGGCAGGCCTGCATATGCTCGTtccatggctcgaccatgttacgtctACCTCAAGATGAAAATGCCTGGCCCTAAGGGAGTGATCACTGTgactggcaatcggcagaaggcagaggagtgcttccagaagggctccaGGATCGctgatgcacaaatggcagtagtCGAGTTGCAAGAGTATcagaagaatgcagatccgagtgatttgctacGATCAAAGAAGCCGGCAACCGACTCTGcttttcagtcgtctggtgaaatcAAGCCGGTTCACATCCATCCGACTGACCCAGAGGCTGCCCCGACTTACATTTCAaccacccttgacagcaaatag